Within Massilia litorea, the genomic segment GTATTCGGTCTATAACGTGCGGCTCGATATCCGGCCGATCGTGGTGAAGAGGCCTTTGTACCAGTACCGGTAGGCTGGCGCGAAAGTTCATTTTGTACAGCTAACATTTTCTGTAAGCATCTAATTGTGACAATTGGATAGTTTTCGTAAGGAAATATCTGACATACTGCCCAGTCGTGCCACGGGTAGGCGCACAGGGCGGCGTACTGACGGATGTCATGTCACGTTCCCATGAGGTTGTTCGGCCCGGGCCAAAAAACCAAAACAGGGGAAAAACATGCGAGTAAATAAGAATTGGTCGCGTAGCGTACTGCTCGCGGTGATGACGTGCGTCGGATCGTCCGGCGCAATGGCCCAGGAGTCTGCCTATGCCGCACTGGATGCCTGCGCGAAGGACGAGCAGATTCGCCTGACCGCCCAGGGTGCGGCACTGGGCCTGGTGACGGGTCTGGGTGGTGCCATGTTCGCCGGTAAAAAGGACAAGGCATTGAAGGCGGCCGCCATCGGCGCCGCCGCCGGCGGTGTCGCCGGTTTTGCCACCGCCTATTACACCGGCATCGACAACTGCAAGAAAAAAAATCCACAGTGGATGACCGAATCGGCGCTGGTGCGCGACCCGAGCAAAAGCTATCAGCAGGTCAAGAAGGAGCACGGCTACCAGGCGCGTGACGGCATCAAGCTGTATCTGCAGGACATGGCCGCTCCGGCGTCGGTCCAGCCGGGCGAGCGTTTCGCCATCGATACCGTGTACGACGTGATGACGCCGACCGACGCCGAGACCGAAGTGGTCTTCCAGCGCAAACTGTTCGTCACCACCGACGGCAAGGAAACCGAGATGACCTTCCCGCTGGCCAGCAGCACCACCCGCGTGGTGGAAGCGGGCCGGTCGAAGGAAACCATCCATGTGCCGACGCCGCCGAATGCCGCCAAGGGCACGACCTACCGCGTAGAAATCAGCGCCGCCGCCGGCGGCAAGCCAGCGGCGACACAGTCGCGCACGGTCAGCGTCATCTAATCAACATCAGCGTGCCGCGCCGCCGGCGGCCGCTGGCGTCCGGCGTGCGTGTATCGAATCTTGCCATGACCAATTCCTTCCTGCGCGTGCTGGCGCTGTTGACGGTGCTGCTGCTCGGCGGCTGCGCCGCGAGCCAGATGCACGGCTACGAACCTACCTATTATTCCTATAACGTTCCGCAGCCGCTGCTCGACGCGGTCCGGCTGAAGCTGCGCCAGAATGGACTCGTCGACGCAGGCATCGTGCGCGACAGCACGGGCCGCGTCCGCCTTGCAGGCAGTTACGCCAACGAGGACGAGGTCGACCGTGCTTTCGTCATCGTCCAGTCCATCGTCGGCATCAAGTCGACCTCGCCGTTCTACCCGGAGAACGTCAAGCTGACGCGCTGGGAGAGCGAGGCGAGCCGGGCGCTCGCGGCGAACACGACGGCAAGCCGTGCCGACACGCGTCCGGGCCGCCGCATTGCGTTTGTGGTCGGCATCAATACCTTCAAGGACAGCAAGCACTTCAAGCCGGTGCCCGGCGAGGACGATGCGCGCGTCGTGATGCGTTCGGCCGAAAAGGCCGGCTACAGCGTGATTTCCCTGCTGGGGAGCCAGGCCACGAAGGCGGCGATCGAGGCGGCGCTGGCCCGCGTCGAACGCGACTTGCGGCCACAGGACAGCCTGTTCATCTACGTTTCCACGCACGGCACCCAGCCCCTGCCGACGCCGCAAGGCGGCGACAACCGCAGGATGTCGATCGTCGCGTGGGATTCGGGTGACGCCAGCATCAACAACGAGCCGGACTACTACCTCAACCTGCAGCGCACCGCCGTGTCCGATACGCTGGTCCAGCAGCTGGCGAAGAAGCCGACCAGGAACACGCGCATCCTGATCGACACCTGCTACAGCGGCGAAATGCTGCGAGGCTTGCCCGATGCCAGCGGCGGATATATTGCACGCACCAACCATGGCGCGCCGGAACGGGCGGGTATTTCGCTCGCGTCGTGGACCGGTCCCGCCTTTACCGCAAAAGGCATTCGCCAGGCGTTCGAAGGCCCGCCGGCCGACCTGGGCAAGGGCAAGGCCGCGCGCACCACCCTGGCCGACGAACTCGGCAGCGAGCGCGCCTACACCATCATCACGGCCACCAGCGAAGGCGAGCAATCGCTGGCGCCCGGCAATCCGGACAGCACGTTCACGCTCGGCGCACGCCAGCTCAAGGGCTCATTCTTCACCCAGGCTTTCTTCGCCTATCTCGACGAGGCACAAGGGCATGTCGAGCCTGCATTCGAGAAGGCCCGCGAATTTACCCGCAACAAGGCGCAGGAAGTCAGCCGCGGCGAACGGACCCAGGTACCACGCCATTTCGCCACGCAATCGGCGGACCGCAATTCGCTCTGACCGCCGCTCTTTACTCATCTATCAGGACAGCACATGAAAAAAGCAATCACCGTAGCGACTCTTCTGCTCCTGTCGGGCGCAGCCTCGGCGCAGGAGGGCTATAGCGCCAAGTCGCTGTTTTTCGGCGAAGACGGCAGCGTCGTTGCCGCCTCGACCGGCAAGAAGCCGGTACCTGCCGCCAGTGCGCCCGTGCTGGCAAAAAACGAGGCCAAGCCAAAACAAAAGAAGAGCCTGGCACCGCGCCAGATCGGGGCCAGCTACTTCATCCGCCTCAAAGGCGAAGACGGCTCGACGCGCGACGTCCTGGCCAACCGTACCTTCAGGAGCGGTGACCGCTTCCAGCTGGGCGTCAAGGTGAACCGGCCTTCGTACGTCTATGTGCTGAACCAGGACCCGGACGGCAACCTGGCGCAAATCTTCCCGGTCGCCGGGCAGGACAACTATGTCAATGCGATGGGAACGGTCTTCCTGCCGGCGCGCGGCGCGTTCGAATTCGATGCGAAGCCGGGTGCCGAGCAGCTGCTGGTCTTCCTCTCGCCGACGCCGATGAACGGCGGCGTCAACGAACTGGTCGGCAGGACACAGCCCGACCTCGACGCGGGCCTGGTGGCCGGCGCCACCTGCAACGGCGGCGCCGAGCGCATGGCATCCGCACCGGCCACGCTCGATGGCCCGGCATTCGCTTCGAAAGCCATCACCTTCAAGGAGGACAGCGGCGCGACCTGCGGCGCGGCACGGCCGGCCTATGCGTCGAAGGCCGTCGTCTTCAGCGACGACCCCGAGCCTGGCCAGGGTGGACAGGTTGC encodes:
- a CDS encoding caspase family protein, which translates into the protein MTNSFLRVLALLTVLLLGGCAASQMHGYEPTYYSYNVPQPLLDAVRLKLRQNGLVDAGIVRDSTGRVRLAGSYANEDEVDRAFVIVQSIVGIKSTSPFYPENVKLTRWESEASRALAANTTASRADTRPGRRIAFVVGINTFKDSKHFKPVPGEDDARVVMRSAEKAGYSVISLLGSQATKAAIEAALARVERDLRPQDSLFIYVSTHGTQPLPTPQGGDNRRMSIVAWDSGDASINNEPDYYLNLQRTAVSDTLVQQLAKKPTRNTRILIDTCYSGEMLRGLPDASGGYIARTNHGAPERAGISLASWTGPAFTAKGIRQAFEGPPADLGKGKAARTTLADELGSERAYTIITATSEGEQSLAPGNPDSTFTLGARQLKGSFFTQAFFAYLDEAQGHVEPAFEKAREFTRNKAQEVSRGERTQVPRHFATQSADRNSL
- a CDS encoding DUF4384 domain-containing protein → MKKAITVATLLLLSGAASAQEGYSAKSLFFGEDGSVVAASTGKKPVPAASAPVLAKNEAKPKQKKSLAPRQIGASYFIRLKGEDGSTRDVLANRTFRSGDRFQLGVKVNRPSYVYVLNQDPDGNLAQIFPVAGQDNYVNAMGTVFLPARGAFEFDAKPGAEQLLVFLSPTPMNGGVNELVGRTQPDLDAGLVAGATCNGGAERMASAPATLDGPAFASKAITFKEDSGATCGAARPAYASKAVVFSDDPEPGQGGQVASYVVKKPGAKSDKNLFLKIKLAHE